Sequence from the Neptunomonas japonica JAMM 1380 genome:
CCTGTTTCGTGCACCTCTCCCCCCCAGGCTTTAACAGCCATGCCATGTCCTAACTCATGAAGTATTTTGATCGCAGGGAATAAAATCCAGAATGACACAACTTCTGAGGTACTTAACGACTTTGCACCGATAGCGGCTGTAATTAGCTGGGCGTTAGCTACCGCTAAAATACTAGCCAGTAACATAATTCCAATCCATACATATAAGCCTGCACGGGAAAAAATTATGCGAGATAAAGGTGCTAAATGAGTCAGCATCTGGTCGGGATCAAAGATAGGGATGCGCAACGATAATGGATTATTGAGGGCTTTTTTTCGTGAATGCTGGGCTTGAGTGTAACGGTTAATAATGTCTTGGGCGCTGTGCGGAAGCCCATCGCGTAGTACTTCTGCGTTGTGTAATAGCGCTAAAATTTGCATTATGTCTTCAGGTTTTAGCGCTTGGTCTTGATGTTGAGGTGTGTTGGCTAAATGCAATATTTCTTGGATGCTGAAGTCGCCATTTAAGCGTCCTATGACCTGAAAGGCAGATGCATTGAAACGATTAAAGTTACCTGATGACTCATCATGCAAAATATACCAACGTTCGCCTCGGTAATATTGAACACGAATGCGTACATCTTTTCGTAAGCGTGGCTTCAGCTCTGCTATATGCTCCCAGAGTGATGGTGCTGGCTGGTCGAATGTAGGGTTAGCAGTCATCTGTTAAAAACCTAGAGACCACGCCCATAAGCGCAGTCTATCTTTAAGTGATTTAGTCCAGACGCTTAATATACTAGCGCGGCCTGTAATGATTTTTGCAATGCCTTGCATTCCTGGTCGCATACCGGGAGGGATGTCAGAAATTTCTGCTTCAACGTGAAAGTTATTGCTGCCGTGTGCAACAGAGGCAATAGGTAAGATACGTGAGATTTTTAATTGGATGAATTGCTCTGGTAGTCCTGTTAATCGTAGTTTTCCTAGCTGTTTTGAAGAGAGCGAGGCAATGTCGTGTTCATCAACTTGTAAAGCTACTTTGTAGCTATCTATTGGCACTATTTCAAATAAAAGCTGCCCTCGTTCAATGGGGGCTCCTAAAGCTCTATTCCAGTCGCCACTGACGAGTAGGCCATCAAAAGGGGCTAGTAACTGTGTATGTTGTAATTGCTTATTAACTTGATTTAGTTGAGCATCTGTTTGTGCAATACGGGCACTTAGCACGCTTCCTTGAGCCCTGTTTCGAGTGGCAAGAGCTTCTTGGTACTCTTTGGCATGTTTTGCGCGTTCAGTGAGCCATTTTTCTTGCTCAAGCAGTAAGTCTCGATTGTCCAATGTAGCGATAATTTGTCCTTGTGCAACACTGTCGCCCGCTCTAGCATTTGCCGTGGCAATATAACTGCTAAAAGGCGCAACAATGGATTGTTGGGTCGCTCCTTCAATCGTTGCTTTAGCCGAAACAATTTGTTCCGTTTGGATGAGCGTTAGTAGTATCGCAACAATAATGCTGACTATTATTGTTGCTTTGAAACGAAGATGACTAATGCTACCTAGCTTCTTGATATTTGCTTCTTTGCTTTTCCAAGAGCGTTGATCGTTATGCTGCCTGAGGTTAATTATGGGGGCTATATGCTCATTAATAGCGGTTATCTGATCAAAAAAAGTGTTGTCGAAACTGCTATTCTTTTCATTGAATAGAGTTAGCACGCCTATTTGTGTTTCACCGTATAATAATGGGGCAGAAAAAACGCAACCATTACTGTCGTTGAGCAGCTGTTGAGTATGAATGTGCGCTGATCCAGCTCCATTGTTGGTCTTGTTGGCTATAAATATGGGCTTGCTATATTCAATGCATTCCTCCATTGCGAACTCTATTTGGCTGATTCGATTGATGCGTCGATCAAATTGCAATTGATGAGATATGCTAATGATTTGAACCTGTAGGCCTTTTTTTAAACCTAGAATGACTCTTGAGCAATCAAAGTGATCAGCTAATAAATTACAGAAGTTATACCCGGAAACGGCAAGTGGTTCACTACGTGAAAACAGTTCAACAGAGCTTAAGGCAAGTGTCGAGGTGTGGTGACGGTCATTGTAGGCTTGCTCAAGCGCTTTTTCTGCCCAGACAGTGCCCCATTGCAGTAATTGTAAAACAGCTTGGCGCTGTTGGTCTGATCTGATTTCTAGTGCAAGCACCACGGCGCCAATGATTCTGTCTTTTTGTAGTAGGGGGTAGGCAACATAATCAAACACCTTGGCGTCGTCACTTACTTCTTTTTGAGCAATACCTGCTCCACCTTTAATGGCTTTTAAAGCAATGATTTGTTGAGTTGATGATACTTGGCTAGTAGAAGGCCATATTGCTAATGGTGTTGGGTGGTTGATAGCATTTTTTTCAGATAAATACACCGCGCCGCTATTTACATCAGAAATCATCCTGCACTGCCAGTCTAACCAGTGATCAACTTCATGAGGAGTTTTAGGCGGTGTAGGTGTGCCACTATTGTTTGAATTAGGCATCGCTTAACCAATAAGCTACAACAGCTGATGCATTGCCCTTAGAGGGTAATAAGTGGGTGATGTTTTTTGATAAATGTGATGATGTAATCACTATTTTTCTCACTGGGGTTACTTCTTGGAAGTTATGTTCTTCCTAGCGTGTTTACAGGCTTTTAAGTCTGTTTCTATCCATGTTTATAGAAAAATTATAGACCATGAATTACACATGTGAGGTGTTTATTAGTAAGTAGTTATTAATAAAAAAATAACGGGTTGATGAAAGATTTTCATTGTTATAAAAGATGAATATTAGCTTAATAATATGAGATTTTTTGATTTAATTTGTTTGAAAATAAAAAAACTACCAGGTTATCAAAGCTATGTAATGAAAAGTATCTATGTGATTATGTAAATAAGGAGGGCTTACCAGTGACCTAAGGCACCGGTAAGTAAAAGCTAAAACGTAAGTATATTTTCTGAGTATTGGAACTCTCTTGTGGCGTGTTCAACCCATTCATCTGGAATGCCTAGAATTTTTAGTGACCCTTGCCAAGCTGATTGTGCAATAAATTCTGCGACGGCAGAGCCTGCACCACCTTGTATTGCATGATCTTCAATACTGATAAAACTCTGATGTGTTTTCATCAAAATACTGAGTAGTTCCGTATCTAAAGGTTTCACGAAGCGCATATCTACCAGTGTATGTTGGCCTTTCTTAGCTAGTTCTTTTGCTTCAGGAAGTAGCGGGCCAAAGCTAAGTACTGCAGTGCCGGACGTTCCTGATACTAATAGCCTTGCTTTTCCTATTGGTAGGGTTTCATCGTTACAGATGGGTTCTGGGCAGGATCCGCTTCCGCGAGGGTATCTCACTGCAGCGGGCCCCT
This genomic interval carries:
- a CDS encoding efflux RND transporter periplasmic adaptor subunit produces the protein MPNSNNSGTPTPPKTPHEVDHWLDWQCRMISDVNSGAVYLSEKNAINHPTPLAIWPSTSQVSSTQQIIALKAIKGGAGIAQKEVSDDAKVFDYVAYPLLQKDRIIGAVVLALEIRSDQQRQAVLQLLQWGTVWAEKALEQAYNDRHHTSTLALSSVELFSRSEPLAVSGYNFCNLLADHFDCSRVILGLKKGLQVQIISISHQLQFDRRINRISQIEFAMEECIEYSKPIFIANKTNNGAGSAHIHTQQLLNDSNGCVFSAPLLYGETQIGVLTLFNEKNSSFDNTFFDQITAINEHIAPIINLRQHNDQRSWKSKEANIKKLGSISHLRFKATIIVSIIVAILLTLIQTEQIVSAKATIEGATQQSIVAPFSSYIATANARAGDSVAQGQIIATLDNRDLLLEQEKWLTERAKHAKEYQEALATRNRAQGSVLSARIAQTDAQLNQVNKQLQHTQLLAPFDGLLVSGDWNRALGAPIERGQLLFEIVPIDSYKVALQVDEHDIASLSSKQLGKLRLTGLPEQFIQLKISRILPIASVAHGSNNFHVEAEISDIPPGMRPGMQGIAKIITGRASILSVWTKSLKDRLRLWAWSLGF